In a single window of the Pontibacter russatus genome:
- a CDS encoding phospho-sugar mutase, which produces MMDQAIQTKIDQWLSGNYDEATKAEIRDLQARGEQDALADAFYRDLEFGTGGLRGIMGAGSNRMNRYTLGMATQGLCNYLKQNFPGQQISVAIAHDSRNNSDKFARVTADIFSANDIKVYLFEALRPTPELSFAIRYLGCQSGVVITASHNPKEYNGYKAYWNDGGQVTAPHDKNIIAEVNKITSIDEVKFEPKPENIQLIGAEVDEAYMREVLGLSISQEAIKRQHDLRIVYTPIHGTGITLVPEILKRYGFTNVHVVAEQAEPNGNFPTVVYPNPEEKDAMNLAMQQAEELDADLVLATDPDSDRVGIAVKNLKGEFVLLNGNQTGALLINYLLQAWQKAGKLTGKEFVVKTIVTTDLIKKIADSYNVTMYETLTGFKYIAEVIRELEGKETYIAGGEESYGYLAGDFVRDKDAISSCALIAEMAAVAKDKGQSLFEMMVEMYTRYGFYKEELVSITKKGMRGAEEIQQMMADMRSNPPQTIAGSKVVEVRDYKSGTRKNLLTGEESKLDLESSNVLQYITEDGSKISARPSGTEPKIKFYVSVNEPLASKADYDATAQKLNEKIQQTLTDLKLK; this is translated from the coding sequence ATGATGGATCAAGCCATACAAACAAAAATTGACCAGTGGCTCTCAGGAAATTACGACGAAGCCACCAAAGCAGAGATAAGGGACCTGCAGGCGCGCGGTGAGCAGGACGCGCTGGCCGACGCTTTTTACCGGGACCTGGAGTTCGGCACCGGCGGCCTGCGCGGCATTATGGGCGCGGGCAGCAACCGCATGAACCGTTACACGCTGGGAATGGCCACCCAGGGCCTCTGCAACTACCTGAAGCAGAACTTCCCCGGCCAGCAAATCAGCGTGGCCATCGCCCACGACAGCCGCAACAACTCCGACAAGTTCGCCCGCGTGACCGCCGACATCTTCTCGGCCAACGATATCAAGGTATACCTGTTCGAGGCGCTGCGCCCCACGCCGGAGCTATCGTTTGCCATCCGCTATCTGGGCTGCCAGAGCGGCGTGGTGATCACGGCCTCGCACAACCCAAAGGAGTACAACGGCTACAAAGCCTACTGGAACGACGGCGGGCAGGTAACCGCGCCGCACGACAAGAACATCATTGCGGAGGTAAATAAAATCACCTCCATCGATGAAGTGAAGTTTGAGCCGAAGCCGGAGAATATCCAGCTAATTGGTGCGGAGGTGGACGAGGCCTATATGAGAGAAGTGCTGGGCCTGTCCATCTCGCAGGAAGCCATTAAGCGCCAGCACGACCTCAGGATTGTTTACACCCCAATTCACGGAACCGGCATTACGCTGGTGCCGGAAATCCTGAAGCGCTACGGCTTTACGAACGTGCATGTGGTGGCAGAGCAGGCAGAGCCAAACGGTAACTTCCCAACGGTGGTATACCCGAACCCGGAGGAAAAAGACGCCATGAACCTGGCCATGCAGCAAGCCGAGGAGTTAGATGCCGACCTCGTGCTGGCCACCGACCCTGACTCTGACCGCGTGGGCATTGCGGTGAAAAACCTGAAAGGCGAGTTTGTGCTCCTGAACGGCAACCAGACCGGCGCGCTGCTCATCAACTACCTGCTGCAGGCATGGCAGAAAGCCGGCAAACTGACAGGCAAGGAGTTCGTGGTGAAAACCATCGTCACCACCGACCTGATCAAGAAGATTGCCGACAGCTACAACGTGACGATGTACGAAACCCTGACCGGCTTTAAGTATATAGCCGAGGTGATCCGGGAACTGGAAGGCAAGGAAACCTATATAGCCGGCGGCGAGGAAAGCTACGGCTACCTGGCCGGTGATTTCGTGCGCGACAAAGATGCCATCTCCTCCTGCGCCCTGATAGCCGAAATGGCGGCGGTGGCCAAAGACAAGGGCCAGAGCCTGTTCGAGATGATGGTGGAGATGTACACCAGATATGGCTTTTACAAGGAAGAGCTGGTGTCCATCACGAAGAAGGGCATGCGCGGCGCCGAGGAGATTCAGCAGATGATGGCCGACATGCGCAGCAACCCGCCGCAGACCATCGCGGGCTCCAAAGTAGTGGAGGTGCGCGATTACAAGTCCGGCACCCGCAAAAACCTGCTGACAGGCGAGGAATCAAAGCTGGACCTGGAAAGCTCCAACGTACTGCAGTATATAACCGAGGACGGCAGCAAGATTTCCGCCCGCCCGTCCGGCACCGAGCCGAAGATCAAGTTTTATGTGAGTGTGAACGAGCCGCTGGCCTCCAAAGCCGATTATGACGCCACGGCGCAGAAACTGAATGAGAAAATACAGCAGACCTTGACTGACCTGAAGCTGAAGTAG
- a CDS encoding UDP-N-acetylmuramate--L-alanine ligase gives MEKKELQYIHLIAVGGSIMHNLALALHDKGLKVTGSDDEIFEPAKSRLAKAGILPEAEGWFPEKIEAGPDAVILGMHARPDNPELKRAQELNIPIYSFPEFIYEQSRDKQRIVIGGSHGKTSITSIIMHVLRHIGRKFDYAVGAQLEGFDRMVKLTDDAPIIIIEGDEYLSDPIKRVPKFHLYHHHIAVISGISWDHINVFPDPEMYREQFRIFAEMTPKAGTLIYNQDDEQVQLVAVPRNPADIAYVGYSVHDHSIRDGKTILHTKKDGDVEIPLFGEHNLRNISAAKEVCKCIGVKAYDFYEALRTFKGAAKRLEKMGESGSSIVFRDFAHAPSKVKATTKAVKAQYPQRELVAVLELHTFSSLNRNFLPQYAGALDNADEAIVYFNPKTVEHKKMEMLTEDELKQAFANPSVQVYTDSEKLQQHLITRSWKNANLLLMSSGNYNNMNLEALTKAVL, from the coding sequence ATGGAGAAGAAGGAATTACAGTACATCCACCTGATTGCGGTTGGCGGGAGCATCATGCACAACCTGGCGCTGGCGCTGCACGACAAGGGCCTGAAAGTGACAGGCTCGGACGACGAGATTTTTGAGCCGGCCAAAAGCAGGCTGGCCAAAGCGGGTATTCTGCCGGAGGCGGAAGGCTGGTTTCCGGAGAAAATTGAGGCCGGGCCCGACGCGGTGATACTGGGCATGCACGCCCGCCCCGATAACCCCGAGCTGAAGCGCGCGCAGGAGTTGAACATCCCCATCTATTCATTCCCCGAGTTTATATATGAGCAGAGCCGCGACAAGCAGCGCATCGTCATAGGTGGCAGCCACGGCAAAACGTCCATCACCTCCATCATCATGCACGTGCTGCGGCACATCGGGCGCAAGTTCGATTATGCCGTGGGTGCGCAGTTGGAGGGTTTTGACCGGATGGTGAAGCTTACGGACGATGCACCCATCATCATTATCGAAGGCGACGAGTACCTCTCCGACCCGATCAAGCGGGTGCCGAAGTTCCACCTGTACCACCACCACATCGCCGTGATCAGCGGCATCAGTTGGGACCACATCAACGTGTTCCCGGACCCGGAGATGTACCGCGAGCAGTTCCGTATTTTTGCGGAGATGACGCCGAAGGCGGGCACGCTCATATATAACCAGGACGATGAACAGGTGCAGCTGGTGGCGGTGCCGCGCAACCCCGCCGACATTGCCTATGTGGGCTACAGTGTACACGACCACAGCATCCGCGACGGCAAAACCATCCTGCACACCAAGAAAGACGGCGATGTGGAGATTCCGCTCTTCGGGGAGCACAACCTGCGCAACATCAGTGCGGCAAAGGAAGTGTGTAAGTGCATCGGTGTGAAAGCGTATGACTTTTACGAGGCGCTTCGGACTTTTAAAGGTGCCGCCAAGCGCCTCGAGAAGATGGGCGAATCAGGCAGCAGCATCGTGTTTCGTGACTTTGCCCACGCCCCCTCTAAGGTAAAAGCCACCACCAAGGCCGTGAAGGCCCAGTACCCACAGCGGGAACTGGTGGCCGTGCTGGAGCTGCACACCTTCAGCAGCCTGAACAGGAATTTCCTGCCGCAGTATGCCGGAGCCCTGGACAATGCCGATGAGGCCATTGTGTACTTCAACCCCAAAACGGTGGAGCACAAGAAGATGGAGATGCTGACGGAGGACGAGTTGAAGCAGGCCTTTGCAAACCCAAGCGTGCAGGTATATACCGACTCTGAAAAACTGCAGCAGCACCTGATCACCCGCAGCTGGAAGAACGCCAACCTGCTGCTGATGAGCTCGGGCAACTACAACAACATGAACCTGGAGGCGCTGACGAAGGCGGTTCTTTAA
- a CDS encoding IPT/TIG domain-containing protein, translating into MQAEVLEGTATFLKVRVPAGARTGTISVVTEDAGASSKTAFVVYQRPVVSGFSPAEGVVGAKVTLQGNYLAEGELESVKLGDLACEVISAAPETLVLRVPEGAASGGFQVLTKGGRAESVASYIVWHQPQINGLNKYTDKVGSELVIYGDNFATVASRNTVKIGQVPAGVLQASATSLKVRVPQGAASGYITVETPGGAAVSTSAFEVIPAPVLASVFPGRGSVGTIVELKGQHFLVLGQQDTVLFNGAKAAVLRAGEASLTVRVPRGAQTGKIQVSGIGGSTHSASDFVVEELTLQQAIVIYPNPTSGKFTIDYIKADFDVRQVEIFNTIGTRVFHQAAGEGGKLEADLASLPAGLYHIQVSTSRGEVLKRLSVL; encoded by the coding sequence GTGCAGGCGGAAGTGCTGGAGGGCACCGCTACCTTCCTGAAGGTGCGTGTACCAGCGGGTGCCCGCACGGGAACGATCAGCGTCGTGACAGAAGACGCAGGCGCCAGCAGTAAGACGGCCTTTGTTGTGTACCAGCGCCCGGTTGTCTCCGGCTTCAGCCCCGCAGAGGGCGTGGTGGGTGCTAAGGTGACGCTACAGGGCAACTATCTGGCTGAAGGCGAGTTGGAAAGCGTAAAACTTGGTGATTTGGCTTGCGAGGTTATCAGCGCTGCCCCGGAGACGCTGGTGCTCCGCGTGCCCGAGGGTGCGGCAAGCGGAGGGTTCCAGGTTCTTACCAAGGGAGGAAGAGCGGAAAGCGTTGCGTCCTATATCGTCTGGCACCAGCCTCAAATCAACGGCCTGAACAAGTATACTGACAAAGTGGGCAGCGAGCTGGTTATATATGGGGATAATTTCGCCACGGTCGCCTCACGCAACACAGTAAAAATTGGCCAGGTGCCGGCAGGGGTGCTGCAGGCATCTGCCACTTCTTTGAAAGTGCGGGTGCCGCAAGGGGCCGCCTCCGGCTACATCACCGTGGAAACACCCGGCGGCGCAGCTGTCAGCACCTCGGCTTTCGAGGTGATTCCTGCCCCTGTTCTGGCATCCGTGTTTCCAGGGCGAGGCAGTGTGGGCACAATAGTGGAGTTGAAGGGCCAGCATTTCTTAGTATTAGGCCAACAGGACACGGTGCTCTTTAATGGAGCCAAGGCGGCTGTGCTGCGGGCTGGCGAAGCAAGCCTGACGGTGCGGGTGCCGCGCGGGGCGCAAACAGGAAAAATCCAGGTGTCGGGCATCGGGGGCAGCACACACAGCGCCTCCGACTTTGTGGTGGAGGAGCTGACCCTGCAGCAGGCCATAGTTATATACCCCAACCCGACCTCCGGCAAATTCACAATCGATTATATAAAAGCTGATTTTGACGTGCGGCAGGTGGAAATCTTCAATACCATCGGCACGCGGGTGTTTCACCAGGCAGCGGGTGAGGGAGGAAAACTGGAGGCAGACCTCGCGTCACTGCCTGCCGGCTTATACCATATCCAGGTAAGCACCTCGCGCGGCGAGGTTTTGAAGAGGCTATCGGTGCTTTAG
- the trpS gene encoding tryptophan--tRNA ligase, translating into MARYLTGIQSTGRPHLGNLLGAIVPAVELSKASEEASLYFIADMHSLTTVRDAQVLRHNTYSVAAAWLAFGFDTDKHIFYRQSDVPMVTELTWYLNCFAPFPMLANAHSFKDKSSRRGLSEVNAGLFTYPVLMAADILLYEANFVPVGKDQVQHLEITRDIASAFNHAYGETFVLPEARVDETVMTVPGINGEKMSKSYGNIIDIFEADKPLRKTIMSIVTDSTPLEEPKETENDTVFKLYSLLASPEEIEIMRGNYMAGGYGYGHAKQALYELIIRKYAKERELFSYYMNNLPEIDKKLLEGAEKAKAIGGPVLQRVRQKIGY; encoded by the coding sequence ATGGCACGCTATCTTACCGGAATCCAGAGCACGGGGCGCCCGCACCTGGGCAATTTGCTGGGGGCCATCGTCCCTGCTGTGGAGCTGTCCAAGGCCTCTGAGGAGGCCTCCCTGTACTTCATTGCCGATATGCACTCTTTAACCACTGTGCGCGATGCGCAGGTGCTGCGGCACAACACCTACTCCGTGGCCGCGGCGTGGCTGGCCTTCGGATTCGACACAGACAAGCACATCTTCTACCGCCAGTCGGACGTGCCGATGGTGACAGAACTGACGTGGTACCTCAACTGCTTCGCTCCCTTCCCGATGCTGGCTAACGCACACTCGTTCAAGGACAAGTCATCCAGAAGGGGGCTTTCCGAGGTAAACGCGGGGCTGTTCACCTATCCGGTGCTGATGGCCGCCGACATCCTGCTGTATGAGGCCAATTTTGTGCCGGTAGGCAAAGACCAGGTACAGCACCTGGAGATCACGCGCGACATCGCCAGCGCCTTTAACCACGCCTACGGCGAAACCTTCGTGCTGCCGGAGGCACGCGTGGACGAGACGGTGATGACGGTGCCGGGCATCAACGGGGAAAAGATGAGCAAGTCGTACGGCAACATCATCGATATTTTTGAGGCCGACAAGCCGCTGCGCAAAACCATCATGAGCATCGTGACGGACAGCACCCCGCTGGAGGAGCCGAAGGAAACGGAGAATGACACCGTGTTCAAACTCTACAGCCTGCTGGCCTCGCCGGAAGAGATTGAGATCATGCGCGGCAACTATATGGCGGGCGGCTACGGCTACGGCCACGCCAAGCAGGCCCTCTACGAATTGATTATCCGCAAGTACGCCAAAGAGCGCGAGCTGTTCAGCTACTATATGAACAACCTGCCGGAGATAGACAAGAAGCTGCTGGAGGGCGCCGAAAAAGCCAAGGCCATCGGTGGTCCCGTCTTGCAGCGCGTGCGACAGAAAATAGGGTACTAA
- a CDS encoding DUF7619 domain-containing protein, translated as MIYQPCTSGGAAASINFGDYGNYSTGNDAGIQVTLSPYLTASVSSTRRRRCFESTTRVTYSNTGFAAAKDAKVHLQLPEQVELLSADKPFTRLPDGTYVFEAGTVAPGQTSVITIQDKVMCGDESIRGLTVCTKAWITPGNQPPTAPPTAVSAVTGKCDATTGYVRFVIRNIGQADMATDEQFRIYQDGKLATMENYTIAAGDSMVFRVPAMGRTVRLEADQPDGNGDNVLASATVEACRVGGSPTAFSTGFVNAMPADDEEAEVAAECLPIIDSFDPNDKAVFPTGVTAENFTPTNTALQYKIRFQNTGTDVAYQVVVVDTLSEHLDISTLQLGSASHNYTYAVSGKGKPVLTWTFDNIMLPDSTSNEPGSHGYIQFSIRPKADLPIKIAVQNFADIFFDYNSPVRTNVTVNRIYDVPREVLAENRISGEEIIMTPTVQAFSPAAGKLGAEVLITGSKFSEDARRNKVYIYKWGAGGSAGGHRYLPEGACTSGCPHGNDQRRDRRRRRQQ; from the coding sequence TTGATATACCAACCCTGTACTTCGGGTGGTGCCGCCGCCAGTATAAACTTCGGCGATTACGGCAATTATTCGACAGGAAACGATGCTGGCATCCAGGTCACCCTCTCCCCCTACCTCACTGCCAGCGTTTCCTCCACGCGCCGCCGCCGCTGCTTCGAGAGCACGACCAGAGTTACCTACTCCAATACCGGCTTTGCCGCCGCCAAGGACGCCAAAGTACATTTGCAACTGCCCGAGCAGGTAGAATTACTCTCGGCAGACAAGCCCTTTACCCGCCTACCCGACGGCACCTATGTGTTTGAGGCGGGCACGGTGGCTCCGGGGCAAACCAGCGTCATCACCATCCAGGACAAAGTCATGTGCGGCGACGAAAGCATCCGCGGCCTCACCGTCTGCACCAAAGCCTGGATAACCCCAGGCAACCAGCCCCCTACCGCACCACCCACAGCAGTGAGCGCCGTGACAGGGAAGTGTGACGCTACCACAGGCTACGTACGGTTCGTGATCAGGAACATAGGTCAGGCAGATATGGCCACAGACGAGCAGTTCCGGATTTACCAGGACGGAAAACTCGCTACAATGGAGAACTATACAATTGCCGCCGGCGACAGCATGGTGTTCCGGGTGCCGGCCATGGGCAGGACCGTCCGGCTGGAGGCAGACCAGCCCGACGGCAACGGCGACAATGTGCTGGCCAGCGCCACCGTCGAGGCCTGCCGCGTGGGAGGCTCGCCCACTGCCTTCAGCACCGGCTTTGTGAACGCCATGCCCGCCGACGATGAGGAGGCGGAGGTGGCAGCGGAGTGCCTGCCCATCATCGACTCCTTCGACCCGAACGACAAGGCCGTCTTCCCGACCGGCGTGACCGCGGAGAACTTCACCCCAACCAACACAGCGCTTCAATATAAAATCAGGTTCCAGAACACGGGCACCGATGTAGCTTATCAGGTCGTGGTCGTAGACACGCTCTCGGAGCATCTGGACATCAGCACTTTGCAACTGGGCTCCGCCTCCCACAACTACACCTATGCCGTGAGCGGTAAGGGGAAGCCTGTCCTCACCTGGACGTTTGATAACATCATGCTGCCCGACAGCACCTCCAACGAGCCGGGCAGCCACGGCTATATCCAGTTCAGCATCAGGCCGAAGGCAGACTTACCCATTAAAATAGCCGTACAGAACTTTGCCGACATCTTCTTCGATTACAACTCCCCCGTCCGCACCAACGTGACGGTGAACCGCATTTATGATGTCCCGAGGGAGGTACTGGCGGAAAACAGGATATCGGGTGAAGAGATCATCATGACACCTACTGTCCAGGCCTTTTCCCCCGCCGCTGGCAAACTTGGCGCAGAGGTGCTGATTACAGGCTCGAAATTCTCTGAGGATGCCCGGCGAAACAAAGTATATATATATAAATGGGGTGCAGGCGGAAGTGCTGGAGGGCACCGCTACCTTCCTGAAGGTGCGTGTACCAGCGGGTGCCCGCACGGGAACGATCAGCGTCGTGACAGAAGACGCAGGCGCCAGCAGTAA
- a CDS encoding methylglyoxal synthase — MTMTTIALVAHNNKKTDLLNWVKENHKALEGHNLIGTTNTSRLINDLLDLNVQPFGHGPAGGDILLAARILQGEVHKIIFFIDVETPHGHEHDIQTLIRTAVLNNIPIALNRASADLIVLER, encoded by the coding sequence ATGACCATGACAACTATTGCGTTAGTTGCGCATAACAACAAAAAAACAGACCTGCTGAACTGGGTGAAGGAAAACCATAAGGCGCTGGAGGGGCATAATCTCATCGGCACCACCAACACCTCCCGGCTCATCAACGACCTGCTGGACCTGAACGTGCAGCCTTTCGGCCACGGCCCGGCAGGGGGCGACATCCTGCTGGCGGCGCGCATCCTGCAGGGAGAGGTACACAAAATCATCTTCTTCATAGATGTCGAAACGCCGCACGGGCACGAGCACGACATCCAGACGCTGATCCGCACGGCAGTGCTCAACAATATTCCCATTGCGCTGAACCGCGCCTCCGCCGACCTGATTGTGCTGGAGCGGTAA
- the dnaB gene encoding replicative DNA helicase gives MEEMKMNVRPAGSRNSWQKKAPAVSELGKKPPQALDLEEAVLGALMLEKDALTTVIDILRPQSFYKEAHQRIFKAIIGLFDKSEPIDILTVTHELRENGELELAGGAYYVTQLTTRVNSAANIEYHARIITENSIKRDLISISSEVLSSAFEDTTDVFDLLDKTEARLYEVSESNIRKNFDDMRSLMHSAIKELEEKRKQADGLTGVPSGLAALDRVTSGWQKSDLVILAARPAMGKTAFVLSCMRNAAVDFKKGVAIFSLEMSSLQLVNRLISSEAELDSEKIKKGNLVDHEWAQLNHKISKLTDAPIFIDDTPGLSIRELRTKCRRLKAQFDIQMIIIDYLQLMTGNTDGKGGGNREQEIASISRALKMLAKELSVPVIALSQLSRAVETRGGDKRPQLSDLRESGSIEQDADMVLFLYRPEYYGITEDEMGNPTAGVGEVIIAKHRNGSLENVQLKFIGKYTKFTNLDHDFGGDGMGGFNALPNSTFDTDTPGAIRLGSRMNDGGKGGGGFPTSNFDEEPPF, from the coding sequence ATGGAGGAGATGAAAATGAACGTGCGGCCTGCGGGCAGCCGGAACAGCTGGCAGAAGAAAGCCCCGGCTGTGTCGGAGTTGGGAAAGAAACCGCCACAGGCCCTTGATTTAGAGGAGGCTGTGCTGGGCGCACTGATGCTGGAGAAAGACGCCCTGACTACCGTTATTGACATTCTGCGGCCCCAGAGTTTTTACAAGGAGGCGCACCAGCGTATTTTCAAGGCCATCATCGGGCTGTTCGACAAGTCCGAGCCGATCGACATCCTGACGGTGACGCACGAACTGCGCGAGAACGGGGAGCTGGAGCTGGCGGGAGGCGCCTACTACGTGACGCAACTCACCACACGCGTGAACTCTGCGGCCAACATCGAGTACCACGCCCGCATCATCACCGAGAACTCCATCAAAAGAGACCTTATCTCTATATCCTCCGAAGTGCTTTCCAGCGCCTTCGAAGACACCACCGACGTGTTCGACCTGCTCGACAAGACGGAGGCGAGGCTATATGAGGTGTCGGAATCCAACATCCGCAAGAATTTCGACGACATGCGCTCGCTGATGCACTCGGCCATCAAGGAGCTGGAGGAGAAGCGCAAGCAGGCGGACGGGCTGACGGGTGTGCCCAGCGGCCTCGCCGCCCTGGACCGCGTGACCTCCGGCTGGCAGAAGTCGGACCTCGTGATCCTGGCTGCCCGCCCGGCGATGGGTAAAACAGCCTTTGTGCTTTCGTGCATGCGCAACGCCGCCGTCGACTTCAAAAAGGGCGTGGCTATCTTTTCGCTCGAAATGTCGTCGCTGCAGCTCGTGAACCGTCTCATATCATCGGAGGCGGAGCTGGATTCAGAGAAAATCAAAAAAGGGAATCTGGTGGACCATGAGTGGGCCCAACTGAACCATAAAATATCCAAGCTGACGGATGCGCCCATTTTCATCGACGATACACCGGGTCTTTCTATCCGCGAGCTGCGCACCAAGTGCCGTCGCCTGAAGGCCCAGTTCGATATCCAGATGATCATCATCGACTACCTGCAGCTGATGACGGGCAACACAGACGGCAAGGGAGGCGGCAACCGGGAGCAGGAAATCGCATCCATTTCCCGCGCCCTGAAGATGCTGGCCAAGGAACTGAGCGTGCCCGTGATTGCCCTTTCGCAGCTGAGCCGTGCCGTGGAAACCCGCGGGGGTGACAAGCGCCCGCAACTCTCTGACCTTCGCGAATCGGGTTCCATTGAGCAGGATGCCGACATGGTGCTCTTTCTTTACCGGCCTGAATACTATGGCATTACGGAGGATGAGATGGGCAACCCGACTGCAGGGGTGGGAGAAGTGATTATTGCCAAGCACCGGAACGGCTCGCTGGAGAACGTGCAGCTGAAATTCATCGGCAAGTACACCAAATTCACCAACCTGGACCACGACTTCGGGGGAGACGGCATGGGTGGATTCAATGCGCTGCCAAACAGCACGTTCGACACCGACACGCCGGGGGCGATACGCCTGGGCAGCCGCATGAACGACGGCGGAAAAGGCGGTGGCGGTTTCCCTACATCGAACTTTGACGAAGAGCCGCCGTTTTAA
- a CDS encoding nitroreductase family protein: MNKSFSAIQEVIRNRRTVKPPQMNGQQVPDEQVRQLLALADWAPTHGHTEPWRFRVYAKGQVKEFCRSHAELYKARTAPDKFQQQKYEKLLHMGDQASHLIIAVMQRGNLPKIPALEEIAATSCAIQNLLLGATALGIANYWGSGGMAYHPAMKELLQLREEDLVLGILYLGYTDKPIPEGKRLVPLEEKVEWYA; encoded by the coding sequence ATGAACAAGTCGTTTTCAGCCATACAGGAGGTTATCCGAAACAGGAGAACCGTGAAGCCGCCCCAAATGAACGGGCAGCAGGTGCCGGACGAGCAGGTAAGACAACTGCTGGCGCTGGCCGACTGGGCCCCGACGCACGGCCACACGGAGCCGTGGCGCTTCCGGGTATATGCTAAAGGGCAGGTGAAGGAATTCTGTCGCTCGCACGCAGAGCTATATAAAGCACGCACTGCACCGGATAAATTTCAACAGCAGAAATATGAGAAACTGCTGCACATGGGTGACCAGGCATCGCACCTGATCATAGCCGTCATGCAGCGTGGCAATCTGCCGAAGATTCCCGCGCTGGAAGAGATTGCCGCCACGTCATGTGCCATACAGAACCTGCTGCTCGGGGCAACGGCTTTGGGCATCGCCAATTACTGGGGCTCCGGCGGCATGGCCTATCACCCCGCCATGAAAGAGCTGCTGCAACTGCGGGAAGAGGACCTCGTGCTGGGCATCCTGTACCTTGGCTACACCGACAAACCCATTCCGGAGGGAAAGCGTCTGGTGCCGCTGGAGGAAAAGGTGGAGTGGTATGCGTGA
- the hppD gene encoding 4-hydroxyphenylpyruvate dioxygenase produces the protein METDLLPLNGTDHIEFYVGNAKQAAHFYQTAFGFRLVAYAGPETGLRDRASYVLEQGKIRLVLTTSLDPASDISRHVLQHGDGVKVLALWVDDAEKSFRDTVARGARPAMEPKTLRDEHGEVKLSAIHTYGETIHTFVERSNYSGPFMPGYIAKTSELEVKPIGLKYVDHCVGNVELGRMNEWVEFYEKVMGFNLLITFDDKDISTEYTALMSKVVSNGNGYVKFPINEPAKGKKKSQIDEYLEFYRGAGVQHIAIATDDILYTVAELRRRGVEFLYVPETYYETLFERVGKIDEEMEALKAQNILVDRDEEGYLLQIFTKPVEDRPTVFYEIIQRKGAKSFGKGNFKALFESIEREQALRGNL, from the coding sequence ATGGAAACAGACCTTCTGCCCCTGAACGGCACCGACCATATCGAGTTTTACGTGGGCAACGCCAAGCAGGCCGCCCACTTCTACCAGACCGCCTTCGGCTTCAGGTTAGTGGCCTATGCCGGGCCCGAAACCGGCCTGCGCGACCGCGCCTCCTATGTGCTGGAGCAGGGCAAAATCCGGCTGGTGCTCACCACCTCCCTCGACCCTGCTTCCGACATCTCGCGGCATGTGCTGCAGCACGGCGACGGCGTGAAGGTACTGGCGCTGTGGGTGGATGATGCCGAGAAATCTTTCCGTGACACGGTAGCGCGCGGCGCCAGACCAGCCATGGAACCCAAAACCCTGCGGGACGAGCACGGCGAGGTAAAGCTGTCGGCCATCCACACCTACGGCGAAACCATCCATACCTTTGTGGAGCGCAGCAACTACAGCGGCCCCTTCATGCCCGGCTATATAGCCAAAACATCCGAACTGGAGGTAAAGCCTATCGGCCTGAAGTACGTGGACCACTGCGTAGGCAACGTGGAGTTGGGGCGGATGAACGAGTGGGTGGAGTTTTACGAGAAAGTGATGGGCTTTAACCTGCTGATCACGTTTGATGACAAGGACATCAGCACCGAGTACACCGCCCTCATGTCGAAGGTGGTGTCGAACGGCAACGGCTACGTCAAGTTCCCGATCAACGAGCCGGCGAAGGGCAAGAAGAAGTCGCAGATAGACGAGTACCTGGAGTTTTACCGCGGGGCCGGCGTGCAGCACATCGCCATCGCCACCGACGACATCCTCTATACCGTGGCGGAGTTGCGCCGCCGGGGCGTGGAGTTTTTGTATGTGCCGGAAACCTACTACGAGACTCTTTTCGAGCGCGTGGGCAAGATTGACGAGGAGATGGAGGCGCTGAAGGCCCAGAACATTCTGGTGGACCGTGACGAGGAAGGCTACCTCCTGCAGATTTTCACCAAGCCCGTGGAAGACAGGCCGACCGTGTTTTACGAGATCATCCAGCGCAAAGGGGCCAAATCGTTCGGGAAAGGAAACTTCAAGGCGCTGTTCGAGTCCATTGAGCGGGAGCAGGCGCTGCGGGGCAACCTTTGA